From Fusarium oxysporum f. sp. lycopersici 4287 chromosome 10, whole genome shotgun sequence:
TGGTTCATATTCGCGAATGGGGTAGGAAGACCGGTAAAAGATAGGGTATCCAGAAGTTGATGGCGCTGAGGAAGCAACACGAGATCGCAGGTGGCCGAGCGAATGAGAGGCTTGCGTGGACAATGGGGAAAGGATCAGACTGGCAAAAGTGGACAGGGCTCTATTTTTATTCCGAGATGGATACAAAGGTCTAACAGAAATGGTCAGTGCTTGCACTGTAAACTTTGTTGACGCAGGGAAACATTCTAGAAGTAAGgaatggattggatggaCGCATACAAAGATTAACTGTGTCTTCGTCTTTGCCTTGCGTGACGTGGGGCAAGCGTTGTTAGGGGAAGGGAAGAAGTTTTGACGTTTAGATTCCCGTTGGTGCAACCAAGTTCAATCGTAGGCACATGCAGTTGAAGTAAGGTACCTAAGTCGAACCGTTTTGAGGGAACGAGTCTCGATCGAGCAAGGGACCAGGAACCAGGAACCGGTGACCCGTATAATGGGACTGCAACTGTAGCTGCgactgaactgaactgaaccCGTCAGAGTAAGCCCGCACCGTGTCGATCGATAGAGGTGACATACCTCGAGTTCTTTGTCTAGACGCCAGAATTGCCAGTGTATCACGGTCATCAAGCAAAAGGGTCTACGAGAGAGACAAACACCTCAATGTTCATGAAACAAGCCGAAGCCCGCAACTGCTGCGTCTACCCGTATCAACCACCAACTCTAACGCTCTATTCAGCCCGTCCGTCACGTGCTTGGCATCCATACAAACAGCTTTGAAGCCTCAAGCCTGAGCTTCCTCACACCCCCTTCGAACCGTTTCCCCGTTTCCACCTCGAGAACCTGATTTATATCAAGGCCCAGTGCCTCCGGCAAACACATCTCTTTCATCACAAGCCTGCAATCATTCTTGCTACTTACTGTACATATAGTCTCTGCCTTATCTTCCATCGTCGCACCCGCTGAAGCTACACAAAGTCAccatctcaatctctcaGCACGTTGTTTGACCCCTCCACACCCTTCCCTCTCCATTCATACTGTCTGGTACCTTACCTCGCCTTGCTCTGCGCGAAGCTACCTCCCCTGGTTTGTGCTTGACATACAAAACGACGCTTCGCAGCATCCATCAGGTACGTAGATTGCACCCTGCTGTCACCTACGGCCCCGCCTTTCTGCAGGTCTGGCCTGTGAATGGTCCGCCTGGCCCGGACCGGATCAACACTAAACCTTGTTAGGTCCATACTTGTATCACAGTTAGAACAGTGCGGGAAAGTCGAACCCAGCCTTTTGCATACCTGCCCTGTGTACTACAGCATCGCGACCAAAACCAACAGCATCTCTCGTCCATTCGCGATCTCATTCTACGCCTTGCACCCGGTCTTTTTAAAGCACTCCGAAGCCATTTATTCTTGGGCAAACTTATTTGCCCTCCCCGCTTTATCTAAACCGTTCCGTTACAACCGCCACCCTGGCTCAATCACTCGTCATGCCGAATACACCACCTCCAGCGCTATTACCCCCACCAGAAGGCATATTTAGGACCTTTGAAGATTTGATGGCTTCCGTCCAGCGCGTTGCGAAGGACCAGGGCTACGGAATTGTCAAGCTGCGCGCTTCAAACTACCGCGACGGAAAACCTACCCGTTACGATCTCGTTTGCGACCGCGGTGGTGTCAAGTACAACAGCACTGCTAAGAAGCGCAACCCTTCGACACGCAAAATTGATTGTCCCTTTCGCGCCAAGGCCGTTTGCGAAGTTCAGCTCGGAAACCAATGGCGTTTTGCTATCCAAGAGGGACGCCATAACCATGAGCCACGAGCTCCCTCTGGCACGCCTGGTCAGGAGAACGCGCCGCTGGCTACATCGATCCGATCTTTCACTAATAAGCTCGACCGCCTGAACCACGACATGGCCCAGGGTCTAATGCGCATCGAGCAGCGCCTTGATAACATCGAGAAGCGCATGGACAGTCTTGAAGCCCGAGCTGGAGGCGGCTACGAACCACGCTTCCAGGCTATTGAACAAAGACTCCAGGGAATGGAAGGTCCTCGCATGGATGGGATGGGTATGGACGATGTCGAAACACGTCTTCTAGCCTCGACGGTAATGTAGGAAACTGGCCAGATAGATGCGGACGCGCGGCATCTCGCCATGGACGATCACCAGTGAGTATCAACATACCTGGTGGATCTGTCGGGAAACATCAACGCCTACAATGGCGACGGAGTTCATATCAACAAAAGTGGTTCACAGCGAAGTGACTTGTGAAAGTCATGCggtcgttggtggttctCAAGGATTTTTGCTAATGACAAAGTACGAACTGTTCAGGGCGTTTAGGGAAAGGAGCCTACAAAGTTGAGGGCTATGTGAGATTACTACTACCCTTCATGAGGTTGCGCGCATGGGATTGATTCGTTTGTTCTGTTCTTTTCGTCTTGTTACCCTTTTGTCTCTATTTCTTGGTACGAGAGGACGGCTTTCTTATTGTTGATCGAGATATAAAGTCTAGTGTGTATATTAACAAGTTGGCAATTAGCCGCGTGATGTTTGACAGACTACTATTCACCATCGTATCAACCATTGTCGAcatgtttttttttgttgCCCGTTTTGCCCTGTGCTCCGACTTGATCTACAATAGATGTTGCTATCCGTCTCAAGCTTGGTCATGTCTCGAAATGCTCACTGACCAGGGCCACCGAGCTTGGGCCCTCTTCAACGCACGTTTCCATGTGGTATTCCCCTTGTCGACATGGCCATTGACGCCTCGCACACTGTACGATGGGTACGTGCCCATGTTCGTCGAGGCAAACAACGTTTTCTGGTAAACTCTAGATCACACCAGCCCCACGCCTTGGACAGATCTGTCTGCGACGACGATGCTGTTGCTTTTCGTGACATTTCTTGGGCCTGAGCTTACCAAGGCGGTTGAGTACATCTTGATGCGTGTTGATTGTGGTGTTAGTAAGGAGGTGTTGGTTTAGTGCTGGGGCTTGAACGTTGTGGACACAGGCACAAGAAGTATCGGATGCATAGCGGAAGAATCAAGATCCAAGCAAGATCCAGGGGGATTACGATCGCCTTTGTTCTTTGAGGCTGGATTGCATATCCCTTGGTCTGAGTTATTTTTGTATTCAACGATGAGCAGTTGACTGGTTGAGTTTGATGATTTTGTTATAGGCTACCTATAGAACATGGAGAGGCGAGATTTTCTTACCAACAATTACTTGCTATCTTTCAACAGATCGCGGCATCATTTCGACCAAAACATGGCAATCGTGCAGGCATATCCACCAACAACAGATCCGAGGAATTGACAATGCAGTTAGTACTTAATTGAGTTAGTAGCAATGCATCGACCATGCAATCGCCTTATGAGAACTTCAGTTGAATCTGAAGCCTGATGTCAAATGAGACCTCTGTTTCCAAGAGCTGTCCTCATTCGTCATCATGAAACACTGGATGATAAGTCAGAGATTTCAGAAATGGCGCTTGACCACCGTAACTGATGGAAACATACGTATGGCACCATAGTACAAACAGCTGATGCTTAGTCGACGGGTGCCGCCTCAAACGCTGACAGACAACGAGTGAGCAAACGACACTAGATCCCCAGCAGTTGTGCAAGGCGCCTGACCGTTGGTTGATACTTACGGCTGAGAAACCTCAGGTCTGCCGAAAAAACTGCAGAATTCAAGCTGAAAAATATCTGTGGACAATTCTAAGACATACATGCACATGTAAATGGAATTGGTAGCCTCCAAACGCCCGCCAAGTTACGTAGTCAAGTTGGCCAAAAGTTGATCAAGGCAGAGGTGAAGGTAATCTGCTATTGACTGTGCATTTTTACACCCGGAGATGTTCGGAATTGCAGGTATCCGTGGATCTGTTGACACCCGTCCTATGTCTTCGAGGAGACTATCCGCACATAACAAGGCCTTGTTAGGGATGCAGGCTTATGAGATACGGCGGCTGCATGCATTCTGCCGCGTGCGTGGCCAGATCCGCGGCGACTGAATTGGCAAGGGCCAGCACGTTGTGAGAGTGACAGATCCTAGTTATTTGTGCACACAAGAACGCAGCCGGCATGTCTTGTGTCACCTGGAGGCGCCGGTGGAGTCCTCATAGGAGTAAAGCCCCGGCGTTGACGATAAAGATGAGCTTTGGATGACATCTCGAGTTTTACTTTGTGATAGTTTGGCCAGTGAGAGCGGCAACAGACTTATTCTCACATATGCTTGGTGGGTTTCATTATGAATTTCGAACGTTATTACACAGGCTTAAAGGGATCATCAGACAGGGGCTGGTATATGGTTGCTTTTGTCAACACGGGTCGAGTACTGCACTTGGCCGTGTTGGGGAAGTTGGACTCAAAATCGAGCCCTGTTGACTTGCAACTCAGTTGCGTACTCGTGTTGTTTGCTGAGAGGGCCAGGGGCTGGCAAGTCCTGCAATTTGGGCTGCTAGAACTATCTGGCTGACTCTTTATGAGGCCAAAATGCGCCGGGAAGCACCACAGAGATATATGAGAACTTACTGGAAGAGCAAACCAGAAGAGTCCAAGATTCATATGATCTTGTAACAATGGCTATTTTAATCGTCAAATGCCTACTTGTCTAAACTACGTCTACATCATGAACAATATATAAACAGGGATGAGTTACCATATAGTGGTTTGCAGCTCTACCGGAGGCTGCCTCGAATTCCTACGCCTCACTTAGAAGAGGTGCAAGTTCCGAAGCCACTCTGGCAGCCAGTGCCACAGTATGCGCTCGTCTTACCACTAGATACGTTGTTAGATAAAAGATAGTAATGGGGTGATAGAAAGAACTTACCAGTTTCCACCCTTGGAGCAGCAGTCTCCGTATGTAGAGCCCTTGCAAGTCTGGTGATACTTGTCACCGCAAAGACCATTGGCCGAGACAATGAGAGCACTTTCAGTAGTCCACTTGTTGCACTTTCCAAAGTCGATTTGACAACCGCCGTCACAGTATCCGGATGTTGAGCCGCTGTAGAAGAAATAGTTGGTCAGTGGTTTGCCTGCTAGGGGTTAGGGTTGAAAACTCACCAGAAGCTGTTGTAGGAGCAGCAGTCTCCCCACTTGGATCCGGTGCACTTTGTGCCGCCATTCTTAGCACCGCATGTGCCATCCTTGGTAGCGGCAGTAGGAGAGGGAGCTGTTGAGCATATCAGTACTTGCTTTCTTATAGCTATTTGGGTTCAACATAAAGCTCCGAAACAGCGGAGTGATACCACATGCTCAAAGAAACTCTGTGATACACCGGGGCATATCTCGATGAAGTATATCGTGCAGGCGAAAGTACTTACAAG
This genomic window contains:
- a CDS encoding hypothetical protein (At least one base has a quality score < 10), which gives rise to MPNTPPPALLPPPEGIFRTFEDLMASVQRVAKDQGYGIVKLRASNYRDGKPTRYDLVCDRGGVKYNSTAKKRNPSTRKIDCPFRAKAVCEVQLGNQWRFAIQEGRHNHEPRAPSGTPGQENAPLATSIRSFTNKLDRLNHDMAQGLMRIEQRLDNIEKRMDSLEARAGGGYEPRFQAIEQRLQGMEGPRMDGMGMDDVETRLLASTVM